CAAAGTGGCACCAAGTAGTAACGCTATCTTGGTCAATCAGCAAAGCGAAGACGGCAGTAAAAACCGTGTTGCCGTTATTGACTTAGCAAGCAATCAAATCACGAGTCTTATCGATGAGCCCGGCGTGACTTTAGGAGACATTGCTTGGCAACCCAATTCTCAACATGTCGCTTTTTATTTAGGTAATTATGTCAACGATGACAAACGCCGCCGCGACTACCAACTCAAATTATGGTCTCCAACAAGCGATAAAATTACCGACATCCACAACCCGAGCGGTTGGTTTTCAGGCAAGACAGCATCAATCAAATGGTCTGAAGATGGCTCACGACTGTTTTTTGAAAACCGTCCACAGCTTGAAGCAAAAGCCAAAGAGCTTAAATACACAGATGAAAGCTCACTTTATGATTACGATACCATTCGCCAGCAAAAAGGCTTAAAAGTTTGGCACAATGCCGATCCTGAAATCAAAACTAGAGAAATAAAAACATGGAATGAAAGCCGTCGAGATCAACATTATCAAGCGGTTTATCATATTAATGGCGAGCGTGTAGTACAACTTGAAAACCTTCAAGTGCCTTCTATTTCACTGCGCACAAACGCAAATTTTGTGCTGGGCAGCGATGATACTCCCTACCTAAAGCAGATTATGTACAAGGGCTTTTATCGTGACTACTATAGCGTTGATATCAGCAGCGGTGATAAACAACTCATTGTTAAAGAAAGTTCAAATCGCCCTACCGTCGCACCTGACGGTAAACATGCGGCCTATTTCGACGGTGAACAAGTCTGGTTGAAATCGCTATCCACTCAACAGCTTACCCCAGTAAGCAAAGCGGTTAAAAACGCACTATTTGCTGATGATAAACATGATAAACCAGAACCAAACGAAGGGTTTGGATTTGCTGGTTGGCAGCTCGATGGTTCGACGCTCTACGCCTACAGTAAATATGATATTTGGGCATTTGATACCAAAACGGTAAAAGCAACTCGACTAACTGATGGCTATAAGACCCAAACACAATATCGCATTGAGTATAAAGATAAGGACAAATTAGGTTTTAACCCGGATGATACCTTACTGTTAAGTGCGCACAACCTCGAAAATAAACAAACACATATTGCAACGCTTTCTCTACAAGATAACAAGTTGCAAACTGTTTTGTCTGGCGAAGCTAAATATGGCGTAGTGAGAAAAGCCAAAGAAGCGGATACCTATATTTTCACAAGACAGTCTTATCAAGAATTTCCTGATTATTGGGTCTCAGATAGCAGCTTTAATAACCCAATAAAACTCACAGATTTAAACCCACAGCAGCAGACATTTGCTTGGGGCCAAAAACCTGAACTTGTGAAGTACAAAGGCTACGATGGTGAAGATCTTCAAGGCGTGTTAATCAAACCGGCTGATTATAAAGCTGGTGATAAAGTGCCAGTGGTGATTTACTTCTATCGCTATATGAGCCAGCGCATGTATGACTTCCCGAAAATGGAGCTAAATCACAGACCAAACCTGCCAATGTATACCTCAAACGGTTATGCGATATTCTTGCCTGATATTCGTTTTGAAATCGGCCACCCTGGACGCTCTTCAACACAAACCATGATTAATGCAGCACAGGCGCTAATTGATTCAGGTGTTGCGGATCCGGATAAAATTGGCTTACAAGGCCACTCTTGGGCTGGTTACCAAAGTGCATTTATGATCACGCAGACGGATATGTTTAAAGCGGTTGTGTCTGGAGCGCCTGTATCCAATATGACCTCAGCGTTCAGTGGGATCCGTTTAGAATCAGGTCTTGCAAGACAGTTCCAGTACGAAACAGGCCAAAGCCGTATTGGTAAACCGCTAACAGAAGCGCCTGAATTATATATAGAAAACTCTCCAGTGTTTTACGCAGATAAAGTAAACACGCCGATTTTGATCATGTTTGGTGATAACGACGGAGCAGTGCCTTGGCAAGAAGGTATTCAATATTACTTAGCCTTAAGAAGACATGATAAAGACGCCACTTTCTTACAATACGAAGGTGAACCGCACCATCTGAAAAAGCTGCCAAATCAGCTAGATTATTCAATTCGTATGAAAGAATACTTTGATTATCACCTGAAAGGATTGCCACCAGCAGAGTGGATTCAATCCGGTGAAGCATTTATCACTGAAGAGTAAGCAACTCCACAGGTATTCATCGTCAAGGACACCATCACGGTGTCCTTTTTTGGCAACAATTTACTCATTCCTTTGTTTTACTTTTATCTAGAAATGTTTTGTTTCAACTTTCATCCGTATAATTTCGTTATAAAAAAGCTCATATCTCCATTACATTTGACGGTTTTACAAACGAACCATTGAACTTTCAGTAGATGCGTTGTAAGTTCTATGTTGCAGGAACATTTTCCTACTCTGCTAATAAATAAATAAATAAGGAAATAAGATGAAACTTTCTAACCTATCAGCAACGATCAGGCTATCTCTACTGGCTTGTTCAACGCTGACTGCAGGCGTATCAGGTATCGCCCACGCTGAAGAAACAGATGCCAACGCTACTAATAGCGTAGAACGAATTGAGGTTACAGGTACTCGTATCAAGCGAGCTGCCATGACCGGTGCGAGCCCTGTAACAAGTGTTACGGCCGAAGACATTAAAGTTGCAGGTATTACTAGGGTAGAAGATCTACTCAACGATATGCCTGCAATCTTTGCTGACCAAACTTCAGGCCAAGCAAATGGAGCTACAGGTACCGCAACAGTAAACCTTCGTAACTTAGGCACAGAACGTACATTGGTACTCGTTAATGGACGTCGCTTGCCTTCTGGTTCTCCTGTTGCTGGTGGTATCGGTGCTGACCTTAACCAAATCCCAGCAGCTTTAGTTGATCGTGTCGATGTGTTAACTGGTGGCTCGTCAGCAACATACGGCTCAGACGCTGTTGCTGGTGTTGTAAACTTTATCATGAAAGACGACTTTGAAGGCTTCCAAGTTGAGTATCAAGGTAGTGTTTATCAACATGATAACGACCACAAAGACATGCAACGAGCACTAAAAGACAGAGGCTTCCCGGTACCTGACGGAAGTCAATGGGATGGCGACACCCATGATATCTCTCTGACTTTTGGTGCAAACTCTGCAGATGGCCGTGCTAACATCACAGGTTACGCGACTTGGCGTGATATCGAAGAGGTGACACAGGATAACCGTGACTACAGTGCCTGTGCTATGAATATAAACGCGACAGGTACACGTGTCTGTGGTGGTTCAGGAACAATTCCAGATGGCCGTATTACCGATTTCGATACCTATGACTACAAAGTATCTGGTACCGATCTAGTTCCTACAGCTGGCACAGTATACAACTACGGCCCACTAAACTATTTCCAACGTCCAGACAAACGTAAAACATTTGGTTTACTAGGTCACTATGATTTTAACGACAGCCATACGTTTTATGCTGAGTTTAACTACATGGACAACCGCACAGTGGCTCAGATCGCACCTTCTGGTTCATTCCTGAATCAAGTTGATATTAGCTGTGATAACCCACTACTTTCAGCTTCACAAAGAAATACGCTTTGCGGACCTGATGGTGTTGCAAAAGATGGTGTTGTTAAGGGTGCTTTCATCGGTAAACGTAATGTTGAAGGTGGCCCTCGTCAAGACGATATTCGCCATACCTCAACTCGTTTTGTACTAGGTGTTCGCGGTGAAATCGATGACAACTGGAGTTATGATGCGTATATGAACTTTGGTAACGTATCATATGCTCAGACTTACCAAAACGACATGTCTACAACCAGAATCATTCGTTCATTACAAGCAACAACAGATGATGACGGTAACGTGGTATGTAAGTCAGTTGTAGATGGTAGCGATCCAACCTGTATTCCTTGGAATATTTTCGATCCAGCGAACATCACTCAAGAGCAAATCGACTATCTAACTATGCCTCTGTTTGCTCGTGGTGACACGAGAACAAAACAAATTAGTGGTTATGTTACTGGTGACCTTACTGAGTACGGTGTTGTAGTACCTGGGACTTCCACTGGTGTGGGCGTGGTATTTGGTCTTGAGCACAGAAAAGAGTCGCTAGACTTCAATCCGGATCAAGGCTTCCAGTCGGGTGACGGTGCAGGTCAAGGTGGTCCAGTTCTTGGTGTAAGTGGTGAATTTGACGTCAATGAGTTCTTTACTGAATTCAACGTACCTTTAGTCGAAGACTCTGAATTTGCTGATTATATTACTTTAGAGTTAGCTTACCGCTACTCAGATTATTCAACCGATAAAACAACTAACACCTATAAAGGTGCGTTTGATATCCGCGTTAATGATCAACTTGGTTTGAGAACAAGCTTCCAACGCGCAGTGCGTGCAGGTAACGTACGTGACCTATTCAGATCTGCTGGTTTGGGTTTATTTAACTGGGCAGATCCATGTGGTGGTGACAACCCAACTCTAACCGTTGAACAGTGTGCTAGAACAGGGCTTGATCCATCTAAATATGGTTCAAACGCACTGATCAACCCAGCTGGTCAATACAACAGTATCACTGGTGGTAACCCAGACCTAGAGCCAGAGAAGTCAGATACTATCTCGTTTGGTATTCTATTATCTCCTGAAGCCATTGACGGTTTAGACATTGCGATTGACTACTTCGACATTACTGTTGAAGACGCAATTCAAGAAATCCCTGAAGCAACAATCTTCAATCAATGTGCGATTAATGGTAACGACGAGTTCTGCGGACTTATCAACCGTGGCCCTACAGGTTCATTATGGTTAGGTCAGGATGCGATCACTGCTATTGACACCAACATTGGTAGCGTAGAAACAAGCGGTATCGATTTTGATGCATCATACCGTTATAACCTGCCTGATGATATGGGTCTTTTACGCTTCAAGCTAATCGGTACATGGCTAGATAAGTTTGCAACTCAAAACTTACCAGGTGGTGATATTGACGATTGTGCTGGTCGTTGGGACAGAGCGGTATGTGAATACCCAGTTCCTGACTTTAAGTCAAACTTCTCAACAACTTGGGTAACACCTTGGGATGCAAACGTTACAGCAACCTATCGTTATGTAAGTGAAGTGAAGGAATTCGCACGAAATGACGACGGTCAAGTAATCGATGGACCAGTTCCAATGACTGCGCGTGACTACGTTGATATTGCAGTAACATGGAATGCTTCTGATAACCTGCAATTCCGCGGTGGTGTAAATAATATCTTTGATAATACTGCTCCACTAGTACCAAATGGTCCTGCAGGCCCAGCAAATGGTAACACTTACCCTGGTTTCTATGATTCTTTGGGTCGCTATATCTTCGCAGGTTTCACATTTAGACTGTAGTCTAAAGCCCGCAAGATTTAGTCGTAATTATGAGCCCCCGCAAGTTTAACGCTGCGGGGGCTTTTTTAGTTTAACGTCACTCTCACCACTGCTTAATCATGATGCCTAGAAGGCAAATATCTGTTAACTACTCGCGTTACATCAAAACCTTTCTAATAAGGTGAGCTATTTTTGAAGTTAGAAAGTCTTGTCGCTTGCTCCGCATCCAGCCATCAGCAATGCACCTAATTGTTCTAAAAAAGAAGTTTTTAACGCAGCTAGCGTCAGATTTCCCCCACATTGAGTGGGTATTAAGACTATTTGGTATTAAAACATGAGATACCATACACACAATAATATCTATCACCGCTATCGTTCATACACCGTAATCACAATTAAATAAGTGGAGATAGCAAGGAAAGATGAAGCGTAATTTAAATTTGGAGGAAGGGAAGAATAGCAACTGCTCTAAAAGAGGAATTTTCAGCGCAACTCGCAACCGTTTCCTCAATTAGAGCAAATAATTAGACTGCTCGTGCTAGTCTAACAAAGCAAAATTTACTGACCGCCCTGAACACCAACAGTACTCTGCTGTCGGTTAAGCATGTCTTTTGCCGCACGTCGATCATGCTCTATCTGGTCTTTAGTGCGACATCTTCGTTTTGTAAACTTACTACCCGTGATGATATCTTGTTTACAGTATAAATCTTCTTGATTCTTGGCTATCGTGCTCTCGTTATTGTTTTTTGCCGACTCGGTCGTTGAGTTACAACCCGACAGAAGCAACAATAGGACAACACAAACTCCTGCGATTTTCATAGCAAATCCTTTATTATTAATAATACAAAGTACCTAAGTACACTTAAGAATGGAGTGTTCAAACTTTAGTCTAATCAACATTACAAAGAAAAGCAATTGCACCGATTTTCACAACGCAATTGGCTAATTTGATTCTAAAAATTCAAGCAAGTCCCGCTCTGGCATTGGTTTTGCTAATAAAAATCCCTGTACCTCATCACAGCCGAGTTTTTGTAACACCGCCATTTGCTCTTCTGTCTCAACGCCTTCAGCAATCGTTTTTAGGCCAAGGTGTTGACCTAAAGAAATAACAAGATCGGCAATTGCACCGCTGTCATCGTGAGGGATATCTTTGATAAAAGCGCGGTCTATTTTAAGCCGTGCTAAAGGAAGTTTTTGCAAATAGCTCAAAGAAGAAAATCCAGTACCAAAGTCATCAATGGCCACCTCAACACCAAACTCTTGTAACTCTTGGAGTGTATTTATCACCGAATTTACTTCATCCATGACCACACTCTCTGTTACTTCAAGCTCAATATGCTTAGGCTCTACATTAAACGACAAGATAGTGTCTTTAACCTGCTGTGCATAGTTTGGCACCTTAAACTGCGGTACAGAAACATTCACAGCAATACTCAGCTCACCGAAACCCTGCTGTTGCAAAGTTGTCTGTAACTGGCAAGCTTGTTCTAACACCCATTGGCCAATTTCAACAATAAGCCCTGCATTTTCCGCAAGCGGAACAAAAATCGCAGGGGAAATATAGTTCCCGTTTCCAGAAGGCCAACGTAGTAAAGCCTCGCAGCCAATCACCTTGCGATCAGCAATAGAAAACTGAGGCTGATACCAGACCTCGAGTTTTTTCATCTCAAAATCTTGCCTGAGCTGCCTTATTAAACCCAGCTTCCAAGCCATTTTTTCTTCTAAATCTGGGGTATACCAATCCAGTGGTATACTCGACTGTTTTGCTTGGTTAAGCGCGATATAAGCAAGCTTTAAGGTTTCTATTCCTTGCGGCTGGAAATCTTCTTGACGACACACTCCAATATGAAAGTGCATAGTTAACAAATGCTCCCCAACATGGTAGGGAACGCACAAGTTATCAATAAAAGACTCTTCATCAAACTGCGATTCTGGCATTAAAAAGCCAAACACATCCGCACCAATACGTGAAATTAACTGAGCTTCAGGAAACTCAATACTAATTCGCTCAGCAACCCCTAGTAACAGCAAGTTGCCAACTTCTTGGCCCAAACCGTTATTGATATCTGAAAATTGGGCAATATCGACAAGAATAAAAACGAGCGATTGTTGCTGGTTGAAATAAGACTCTATCTTCTCGATAAAATTAGCGCGATTAGGCAGCTTGGTTAGGTTATCTTTGTAAGCAACCTCACGTAACTCATTAAATAGCTTAATATTATCAAGGCCAACACCAACGTTAGTCAGGAATATTTCAGCAAACTTCAATTGTGCTTCCGATGGCTCAGCCTCGAGCTCTAAATAAATGGCTGCTTTTTTATTTTTGCTTTCAAGTAAGAAGGTAATGTCATGCGCGGTGGATTGGTGGGATTCGGTATCAATACAGTTTTGCACTTGCATGATGACACGACCATTATCAAGCTGCTCTATACCATGACCAAAGAATTCACGGTACTGCTCACTACCACCAAACACCCTTAAATGCATATCATCATCTAGGTAGCCACTTACTAAACCTTCGCCTGACGCATCTAAAATATTCGCCAATTGAGCGACAACCGCTGCCGAAAAGGAGCTCATATCGGTGTGACCAAGTATGGCGCGAGAAGCAGAAAGGATCTGCTCTAGTGCGTGGCTTTGTGCTTCAAGCTCACAAATTTGTTGATAAGAACGGATAGCGGTAAGTAAAGACGTTACCAGTTTACTGCGGGTGAGTTCAGTCTTCATTTTATAATCGTTAATATCGAACTCACGAATGACTTTTTCTTCCGGCGCATAACCGGGTTGACCTGTACGCATAATAATACGTACTGCCATATTTTTAATCTCTTCGCGCACTCGCCGGACGACATTAAGGCCCGCGTCGTCGGTTTCCATCACCACATCGAGTAATAGGATACTGATATTATTTTGTTCTTTTAAAATCTCAATGGCTTCTTTACCTGAATAGGCGTGAAAAAACCTGAGCTTTTTGCCCCAAAACTCTAAATTAGACAGTGCAAGTTTAGTAACAGAATGGATCTCTGGATCATCATCAACGACTAAGACATCCCAAAAAGCACTTGTCATTTCTTCTTCTTGAGAAACTTCTTCGTGCTCTGCAAACAAATAATCTTCTTGCTCAGGTGCCATGTTTTACCCTTTAAATCCGCACTACTCTTCAATTATAGGCACTGATTCACTCCAGTGTTTACCATCTTACAAAATATGGTACATTTTTACTATTACAGTTCTGTTTGATTAACATACATGAAATATTATAGTCGAGCATAGAACAAAAGAGATGATTTAGCATACTTTTTACCAAAGAGGATTCTGTATCAAACGTTTATCTACTCCTATTAGAATGCTGATGATTTTGGCACTTGTCATTGTGATTGCTGGTTTAGCGATGCCACACCATTATAAAGTGGTAAAAAGCACCGTTCTTTCTGCAAATAACACAACACTCTCTCCATTAGTGTTATCCCACTGGCCGGCATTATTTAATTGGCAAGCAACCGAAGATATCTACTTTCGTATTCTGCCAAAAAAGCAACGAGTAGGTGGCTCAGCAGTTTTAGTGCATCCTTGGGGAGAGGCAGAAATGACCATCACCAAAATCAACGAACAGAGTTTAGAGCTGTCATTGTATTTAGACGACGAACACTTGGCCAAAATTAGCCTTAATTTGTTTACCGTTCAAGCCGATAAACAACTGACAATCACGATTGAAGGAAGAGCGAATACACCCTTTATTGGCAGTTTTATCGCACTTTTTATGCAACAGTACTTACCACAAGTAACTAACTCTGCGGTGAATCATATGCATACACTGTATAAACTACGAGCTTGATATGGCAGTCAAAAATGCACAAGTAAAGTCAGCCTTAGCGCTTTCGATTGAAGAAAAGCTCGGCTATCCCATGGTGAAGCGGATCACACCGCTTGTCACTCAAAATGACCGTTATCAGTCTGATAAGAATAAAGACAACCAATACACGGTACGAACTCAACATGGTACATTAAAACGTGCTCTTAAACGCCAACAATTAATCAAAATCCAACGCCAGCAAAATCTTGAGGGCATTATGGGAATGGCGCTTACATTATGCCCTGAGG
The sequence above is a segment of the Pseudoalteromonas piscicida genome. Coding sequences within it:
- a CDS encoding prolyl oligopeptidase family serine peptidase; its protein translation is MTLKLTLLSAALFSVSSLAAKPSLEFKDVFDFRYPQGTVISEQGTFLGLSAKPYRGDSEGQVYSLNNKALIASVPRGTNPVINKSGQWVGFTQRPTLLEKETADKKKKKTLKNNLVLVNTTTKAQQTFNSVKDYQLSDDGLWLVYREDAKKGDNKSDAKANTDKQTDELKISADKGDDSLTLVVLNLSNNESTRYDDIAAYKVAPSSNAILVNQQSEDGSKNRVAVIDLASNQITSLIDEPGVTLGDIAWQPNSQHVAFYLGNYVNDDKRRRDYQLKLWSPTSDKITDIHNPSGWFSGKTASIKWSEDGSRLFFENRPQLEAKAKELKYTDESSLYDYDTIRQQKGLKVWHNADPEIKTREIKTWNESRRDQHYQAVYHINGERVVQLENLQVPSISLRTNANFVLGSDDTPYLKQIMYKGFYRDYYSVDISSGDKQLIVKESSNRPTVAPDGKHAAYFDGEQVWLKSLSTQQLTPVSKAVKNALFADDKHDKPEPNEGFGFAGWQLDGSTLYAYSKYDIWAFDTKTVKATRLTDGYKTQTQYRIEYKDKDKLGFNPDDTLLLSAHNLENKQTHIATLSLQDNKLQTVLSGEAKYGVVRKAKEADTYIFTRQSYQEFPDYWVSDSSFNNPIKLTDLNPQQQTFAWGQKPELVKYKGYDGEDLQGVLIKPADYKAGDKVPVVIYFYRYMSQRMYDFPKMELNHRPNLPMYTSNGYAIFLPDIRFEIGHPGRSSTQTMINAAQALIDSGVADPDKIGLQGHSWAGYQSAFMITQTDMFKAVVSGAPVSNMTSAFSGIRLESGLARQFQYETGQSRIGKPLTEAPELYIENSPVFYADKVNTPILIMFGDNDGAVPWQEGIQYYLALRRHDKDATFLQYEGEPHHLKKLPNQLDYSIRMKEYFDYHLKGLPPAEWIQSGEAFITEE
- a CDS encoding EAL domain-containing protein, whose product is MAPEQEDYLFAEHEEVSQEEEMTSAFWDVLVVDDDPEIHSVTKLALSNLEFWGKKLRFFHAYSGKEAIEILKEQNNISILLLDVVMETDDAGLNVVRRVREEIKNMAVRIIMRTGQPGYAPEEKVIREFDINDYKMKTELTRSKLVTSLLTAIRSYQQICELEAQSHALEQILSASRAILGHTDMSSFSAAVVAQLANILDASGEGLVSGYLDDDMHLRVFGGSEQYREFFGHGIEQLDNGRVIMQVQNCIDTESHQSTAHDITFLLESKNKKAAIYLELEAEPSEAQLKFAEIFLTNVGVGLDNIKLFNELREVAYKDNLTKLPNRANFIEKIESYFNQQQSLVFILVDIAQFSDINNGLGQEVGNLLLLGVAERISIEFPEAQLISRIGADVFGFLMPESQFDEESFIDNLCVPYHVGEHLLTMHFHIGVCRQEDFQPQGIETLKLAYIALNQAKQSSIPLDWYTPDLEEKMAWKLGLIRQLRQDFEMKKLEVWYQPQFSIADRKVIGCEALLRWPSGNGNYISPAIFVPLAENAGLIVEIGQWVLEQACQLQTTLQQQGFGELSIAVNVSVPQFKVPNYAQQVKDTILSFNVEPKHIELEVTESVVMDEVNSVINTLQELQEFGVEVAIDDFGTGFSSLSYLQKLPLARLKIDRAFIKDIPHDDSGAIADLVISLGQHLGLKTIAEGVETEEQMAVLQKLGCDEVQGFLLAKPMPERDLLEFLESN
- a CDS encoding TonB-dependent receptor plug domain-containing protein, whose amino-acid sequence is MKLSNLSATIRLSLLACSTLTAGVSGIAHAEETDANATNSVERIEVTGTRIKRAAMTGASPVTSVTAEDIKVAGITRVEDLLNDMPAIFADQTSGQANGATGTATVNLRNLGTERTLVLVNGRRLPSGSPVAGGIGADLNQIPAALVDRVDVLTGGSSATYGSDAVAGVVNFIMKDDFEGFQVEYQGSVYQHDNDHKDMQRALKDRGFPVPDGSQWDGDTHDISLTFGANSADGRANITGYATWRDIEEVTQDNRDYSACAMNINATGTRVCGGSGTIPDGRITDFDTYDYKVSGTDLVPTAGTVYNYGPLNYFQRPDKRKTFGLLGHYDFNDSHTFYAEFNYMDNRTVAQIAPSGSFLNQVDISCDNPLLSASQRNTLCGPDGVAKDGVVKGAFIGKRNVEGGPRQDDIRHTSTRFVLGVRGEIDDNWSYDAYMNFGNVSYAQTYQNDMSTTRIIRSLQATTDDDGNVVCKSVVDGSDPTCIPWNIFDPANITQEQIDYLTMPLFARGDTRTKQISGYVTGDLTEYGVVVPGTSTGVGVVFGLEHRKESLDFNPDQGFQSGDGAGQGGPVLGVSGEFDVNEFFTEFNVPLVEDSEFADYITLELAYRYSDYSTDKTTNTYKGAFDIRVNDQLGLRTSFQRAVRAGNVRDLFRSAGLGLFNWADPCGGDNPTLTVEQCARTGLDPSKYGSNALINPAGQYNSITGGNPDLEPEKSDTISFGILLSPEAIDGLDIAIDYFDITVEDAIQEIPEATIFNQCAINGNDEFCGLINRGPTGSLWLGQDAITAIDTNIGSVETSGIDFDASYRYNLPDDMGLLRFKLIGTWLDKFATQNLPGGDIDDCAGRWDRAVCEYPVPDFKSNFSTTWVTPWDANVTATYRYVSEVKEFARNDDGQVIDGPVPMTARDYVDIAVTWNASDNLQFRGGVNNIFDNTAPLVPNGPAGPANGNTYPGFYDSLGRYIFAGFTFRL